The Chloroflexota bacterium nucleotide sequence ATGCTGAATAATCTGAAAGTGGACTCCAGCGCCTTGATCTTGCTTCCTGAGGCATCGCGGAACGTGGAGAAATCGGCCGACAATCTGCCCGGCGTGATGACGCTACGCGCTACCAATCTGAATGTGCGCGACATCCTGGGATACGACTATCTGATTATGCCGCTGGACTCGCTGCGCGTGATCGAGGGGATATTGGGACAGTGAGGGAGAAGGCGATGCATCCGTATGAGGTTCTGAAACGTCCCATCACCACCGAGAAGACGAGTTACCAATCAGGTAAACTCAGACAATATTCATTTGAAGTGGATCGCCGCGCCAATAAGCACGATGTGAAGCGGGCAGTGGAAGAGATATTCAAAGTAACGGTCGTGTCGGTCAACATGATCAATGTGCCGGCCAAGACGCGTCGCTGGGGCCGTATTATGGGTCACAAGCCCGCCTGGAAAAAGGCCGTCGTCACCCTGGCCCCAGGCAACACGATCCAACTGTTTGAAGGTGTGTAGTCATGCCAATCAGGATTTATAAGCCAACCTCTCCTGGACGGAGGGGAATGAGTGTCTCCACTTTCGAGGAGATCACCAAGACAGAGCCGGAGCGCTCTTTGCTGGAACCGTTGCGCAAAAGGGCTGGACGCAATGTGCAGGGCAGGGTTACCGTGCGGCATCGCGGCGGCGGACACAAGCGCATGTATCGCATCATTGATTTCAAGCGGGACAAAATCGGCATCCCTGCTCGCGTGATGGCCATCGAATATGACCCGAATCGCTCCGCACGCATCGCGCTCCTTTCCTATGCGGATGGCGAGAAGCGCTATATCATCGCACCGCTCGAACTCAAGGTAGGTGATACTGTTCTGGCTGGCCCCAACGCCGAGATCAAACCCGGCAACGCACTCCCGTTGGCCAACATTCCGGTGGGCACATTGATTCACAACATCGAGTTGCATTTGGGCAAAGGCGGGCAGTTGGTCCGTTCGGCGGGTACCTCTGCCCAGTTAATGGCCAAAGAAGGTAATTACGCCCAAGTGCGATTGCCGTCGGGAGAAACTCGCATGATCCATGCGCAGTGTATGGCGACCATCGGTCAGGTGGGCAACACGGAACACGGCAACATCAAACTGGGCAAAGCGGGGCGCAAGCGCTGGCTGGGATTCCGCCCGGCAGTGCGCGGCTCTGCCATGACGCCACGCGATCACCCTCACGGCGGTGGTGAGGGTCGCCAGCCTGTGGGCATGTCTTCGCCCAAGAGCCCATGGGGCAAGCCCACCCTGGGCAAGAAAACTCGGCGTCGCAAAGACACCGACAAATGGATTATACACCGGCGAGCCAAGAAACGCCACTAATCCGTGGTTATGTTCTGGAGGTCAGGGGATGGGTCGGTCACTGAAAAAGGGTCCCTACGTGGACCCCAAGTTGCTGAAAAGAATCGAGATGATGAACCGGCAAGGTGAAAAGCGGGTCATCAAAACGTGGTCTAGAGATTCGACTATCTTCCCACAGATGGTTGGCCACACCATCGCCGTCCACGATGGGCGCCGTCATGTGCCGATTTACATTGCGGAGAATATGGTGGGGCATAAACTGGGCGAATTCGTGCCCACCCGCTACTTCCGTGGGCACAGTGCCAAGGAAAGGACCACACGCCCAGGGAAGTAACCTGGTCGTGGCTCTGGTAAGAAGGTGGGGATGGAAATGGAAGTCAGGGCTGTAGCCAAATACATTCGTATGTCGCCCTACAAAGTGAAATTGGTGGCCGATGCGGTACGAGGCATGGGCGTGGAGGAGGCGCTGGCAAAGCTCCGCTTCACCACTCGGGCGGCGGCACGTCCAGTCGCCAAACTCATCGAATCAGCAGCGGCCAACGCCGAAGAAAACTACGGGCTTTCGCGTGACGAACTTTATATCGCAAGCATTACCGCCGATGAAGGGCCCACGTTGAAACGGTTCCGTTTCGGCGCTCGAGGACGGGTCAAGCCCATCCTGAAGCGCTCCAGCCACATTACCGTCATCCTGGGCTCCAGGGCGGAAACAGAATAGGGAGGGTTTTCTTTTGGGCAGGAAAGTGCATCCTACCGGGTTCCGATTGGGGTTTAATAAGCAGTGGAAAGCCCTTTGGTTCGCTGAAGGCCAGCGTTACAAAGAACTACTCAAGGAAGATCTGGCAATTCGCAAATTGGTCCAGGAGCAAATGCGTCACGCTGCTATCTCGGACATTCGCATTGAGCGCTACCCCAAGCAGGTGATCGTCACGTTATATTCGGCCAGGCCAGGCATTATTATCGGGCGCAAGGGTGCCAGTGTTGCTCAGTTGAAAGACGACCTGGAGAAAATCACTGGCGGCAAGAAAGTCAAAATTGATGTGGTCGAGGTGGAGAAGCCAGAACTGGAAGCAACCTTGGTGGCACAGAGTATCGCCGAGCAATTGGAACGGCGTATCTCTCATCGCCGCGCTATGAAGCAGGCTGTCAGCCGGGCGATGCGCGCGGGGGCTAAGGGGATCAAAATTGTGTGCAGTGGTCGTCTGTCGGGCGCCGAAATGGCTCGGCGTGAGATGCAGCGCGAAGGTCGGGTGCCGCTGCAGACTCTACGGGCGGACATCGATTTCGCCCATGCCGAAGCCTTAACTACGCTGGGGCGTATTGGAGTCAAAGTTTGGATTTATCGCGGCGATCTTCTGCCCGAGGAAGCACGGGAAACGACGGAAGAAGCCGCCGCAAGTTAGGGGTCTGGACTCTGTGCACTTATCCGGTGTTTTCAGGAGATAGATGCGATGTTAATGCCAAAGCGAGCGAAATATCGCAAGCAGTTTCGTGGAAGGCTCAAGGGGAAAGAAACCCGAGGCACAACGATTGCCTTTGGGGAATACGGGTTGCAAGCGTTGGAACCCTCGTGGATCACCAGCCGGCAGATTGAGGCAGCGCGGCGGGCAGTAGTGCGCTACGTGCGCCGTGGTGGCAAGTTATGGATTCGTATCTTCCCCCACAAGCCTGTTACCGCCAAACCGGCCGAAACCCGCATGGGTGGCGGAAAGGGCGCTGTGGATCACTATGTAGCAGTGGTGAAGCCGGGCCGCATTCTTTTCGAGATCGCGGGCGTGCGTGAGGAGGTGGCCCGTGAGGCGATGCGCTTGGCCTCTCACAAACTCCCTATTAAGACCCAGTTCGTCACCCGCGAGGAACTCGGAGGTGAATGAACGTGGTGAAAATCAAAGAATGGCGGGAGATGGAAACCGACGAACTTCAGCGCCGACTGGATGAGGCTTATCAGGAACTTCTCAACCTGCGGTTCCGCGCTGCAACCAAGCAACTCGAAGACACGAGCCGGATTCGCATTGTCAGGCGGGATATCGCTCGCATCAAGACGGTTTTGCGTGAGCGCCAGTTGGCGAGTGTGGAGGGAGGACGACCATGAAGAGCCGTCGCAGAACCCTAACTGGTCGCGTGGTCAGTGACAAGATGGATAAGACCGTGGTGGTGGTGGTCCATTCTACCAAGCGCCACCCTCTGTATGGCAAGGTGTTGCGGACGTCGAAGCGTTACAAGGCTCATGACGAGGAAAATGCGTGTCGGATTGGGGATTTGGTGCGGATCGAGGAATCCCGCCCCCTGAGCCGAGAGAAACGCTGGCGCGTGACGGAGATATTGGAGCGAGCAGAATGATCCAGGCGATGACCCGTCTCAAAGTTGCTGACAATACCGGCGCCCGGGAGATCATGTGCATCAAAGTCTTAGGTGGCACCCGGCGACGTTACGCTGGCGTAGGCGACATCATTGTGGCCTCGGTGAAGCAGGCGATGCCTGGTGGGGCGGTGAAGAAGGGCGAAATAGTGCGGGCGGTGATCGTGCGCACGGCGAAAGAGTTCGGTCGCCCTGATGGTTCCTACATCAAATTTGATGAAAACGCCGCCGTCATCTTGGATGAGCAGAATAACCCAAAGG carries:
- the rplW gene encoding 50S ribosomal protein L23; translated protein: MHPYEVLKRPITTEKTSYQSGKLRQYSFEVDRRANKHDVKRAVEEIFKVTVVSVNMINVPAKTRRWGRIMGHKPAWKKAVVTLAPGNTIQLFEGV
- the rplB gene encoding 50S ribosomal protein L2, with product MPIRIYKPTSPGRRGMSVSTFEEITKTEPERSLLEPLRKRAGRNVQGRVTVRHRGGGHKRMYRIIDFKRDKIGIPARVMAIEYDPNRSARIALLSYADGEKRYIIAPLELKVGDTVLAGPNAEIKPGNALPLANIPVGTLIHNIELHLGKGGQLVRSAGTSAQLMAKEGNYAQVRLPSGETRMIHAQCMATIGQVGNTEHGNIKLGKAGRKRWLGFRPAVRGSAMTPRDHPHGGGEGRQPVGMSSPKSPWGKPTLGKKTRRRKDTDKWIIHRRAKKRH
- the rpsS gene encoding 30S ribosomal protein S19 encodes the protein MGRSLKKGPYVDPKLLKRIEMMNRQGEKRVIKTWSRDSTIFPQMVGHTIAVHDGRRHVPIYIAENMVGHKLGEFVPTRYFRGHSAKERTTRPGK
- the rplV gene encoding 50S ribosomal protein L22 produces the protein MEVRAVAKYIRMSPYKVKLVADAVRGMGVEEALAKLRFTTRAAARPVAKLIESAAANAEENYGLSRDELYIASITADEGPTLKRFRFGARGRVKPILKRSSHITVILGSRAETE
- the rpsC gene encoding 30S ribosomal protein S3; the protein is MGRKVHPTGFRLGFNKQWKALWFAEGQRYKELLKEDLAIRKLVQEQMRHAAISDIRIERYPKQVIVTLYSARPGIIIGRKGASVAQLKDDLEKITGGKKVKIDVVEVEKPELEATLVAQSIAEQLERRISHRRAMKQAVSRAMRAGAKGIKIVCSGRLSGAEMARREMQREGRVPLQTLRADIDFAHAEALTTLGRIGVKVWIYRGDLLPEEARETTEEAAAS
- the rplP gene encoding 50S ribosomal protein L16 codes for the protein MLMPKRAKYRKQFRGRLKGKETRGTTIAFGEYGLQALEPSWITSRQIEAARRAVVRYVRRGGKLWIRIFPHKPVTAKPAETRMGGGKGAVDHYVAVVKPGRILFEIAGVREEVAREAMRLASHKLPIKTQFVTREELGGE
- the rpmC gene encoding 50S ribosomal protein L29; this translates as MKIKEWREMETDELQRRLDEAYQELLNLRFRAATKQLEDTSRIRIVRRDIARIKTVLRERQLASVEGGRP
- the rpsQ gene encoding 30S ribosomal protein S17, translating into MKSRRRTLTGRVVSDKMDKTVVVVVHSTKRHPLYGKVLRTSKRYKAHDEENACRIGDLVRIEESRPLSREKRWRVTEILERAE
- the rplN gene encoding 50S ribosomal protein L14, with protein sequence MIQAMTRLKVADNTGAREIMCIKVLGGTRRRYAGVGDIIVASVKQAMPGGAVKKGEIVRAVIVRTAKEFGRPDGSYIKFDENAAVILDEQNNPKGTRIFGPVARELRDKGFMKIVSLSPEVL